aaattttacctttcgcctggacggaccactgggctacgtagctgttatagtcaccaatagacaattatcgttataagttacatttatatagcatagcttgcagcgccctcgagcccatgcaaacataacattatttaacagaaagatacatttgttggccacgtggagcagtggttagcatacgttccgatttcttttaacgaaccaagaaaaaaaattgtgcccatactgacaaaatgataaataaaacacatgtccacacatacataaaatgccgctctcaaggcgaaaacacatgctgttttttttcaaaagtctattctctttgttccgaatgtctattctctttacttcgaatactcattctaatattcaaattaaataatatttagacttaagcatatcaaatttttggccttatcataaaacagttttccgaaacaacatacaagcggtttcacagaaattgctctcttttcattctctcgctgtgttatgttgatatctttcgtcaaccctcccggtttccatctctatttctttctctatactctctctgtcgctctctgaataaaataccacaacatatatatatttactcgaaatttgtaaatttatatatgtatgtttacattcacacattatttttataaaaaattcatgccccaaacataatgtattctaacatattaacatatggtcccaaacatttagtgttagtttaggaacattacatgtttgcacttatatatattgtgtttaaaaattgtgcccgaaacacattttgtttatatcggaacatatgaaaaacatatttttctaacagtgcatataTCTTGATATCCttgaaaatttcttatgaaacTGATAgaaccaataaaaaataatatttaaaccgTTTACCTCCTTAGAAACAATACTCACAAAGGTttaaactctttttttttaattttcaaaaataatttgaattttatttcaaaaacatttttttgggtgAATATAATTTATAGTAacactaaaaaaacagtgaacccatcagaagaaaaattttggttatttttagaaaatattgaatatttttagaaaattttaactaaaaagtatTATAAAcgtaatatcacaaaaattattagacataattaatttttttttttcacttgttaaaaaaaaaactttgtagtttgaaggaaaaaattggagttcaaatttgcaaagatgtctttagtgccatacggagTTCAAGATGGACacatttgaagtaaaatttacaaatttgaagaaataatgaactattttttgagaagtacgaatttagtaaatctgtatgtgtataattttttccggttttttagttaatttaactaaaaattattagagtaaaggaaacattCCACTGTTAATtccatgaacaaaaataaaattaaattggctttaatgaaatggaaggttcactttttttttgagtgtatgatttCTATTTTCGTGTCGGAGGTGTTTCCCTTTGGCACCAGGAGATTTTGGCTATAACAAGATTGATATAGCACTCGTAAGgtaagaaaaattgtttaataaacCCCTTGGTGGagagaatacaaatttttaaatatatatcttaaataaatttgataaaaattgaaagttaatGACCATCTagtatataaacaaatttacaaTGTATACTTTTAGGCATTAATTTATGAGTCTAAGTTATTATACAAATGAATCACTGAAACccctattaaatattaaaataaatacaaatatatttataaatgcAATTTACAGTTACataaacatatacatatttatacataattataaTGTATGTAACTCAGCAAATCATatgcatttgaataaattttaccaTAACGAAGTCCAGCATTTCCTTTCATTCTACATGAAAGGCAACTAAAAGTTGATTTGAGTAAAAAACCGGTTTAACGAATGGATAAGTATTAGGAGCACaccttcattttctttttttaatgattCGACGTAATGATGCATATTTTAGGAATATTTTTAACCACTGCATGTAAGGGATAGTGgcatgtatgtttttttttgctttgtggaCCACGAAGAAGATCACCAATTCAAGATTAAAATAACAATCGCTAAGCAAACTCCCAAAAATATTTCGTTTAAAGCATATAAAAGTTCTCATCATCTTCCAAGGAGACACTCAGTACGAGTTCAGTATTAGAATCATTAAGATGAAGTATTTTGTGATACTAGTGGCAGGTTGGTGGAATATTTGAGGATTAAattaagttgtttttttttattttgctaaaaatgtttaaattctcTCCTCTCTAGTTCTGCTGTCTGTTGAAGCAGCGACAGTGCCTCCAGTGATCACTCATAAAGTTAGCAGTCCTCTACCAGGCCATGGACATAAAGATACCGAAGTCCCAGCAGTGGTAGTGGAggtcaataaaaatcataaacataatCAAAATGTAAAACCAGTGGTTGCAGAAGAGCATGTCCCCGAAGTTGTAGTTACTACTGTTAAGCCCATGGCAACAAAAGAAGTACCGGTAGTAGTTCCTGTTGACATAAAACCTGAAGTTGTTGTAAGCACTGGGAAACCAGTGGTTGTAGAAAAGCATGTCCCCGAAGTTGTGGTTACCACTGTTGAGCCTATGGTAACAAAAGAAGTACCTGTGGTGGTTTCTGTTCCCAATGAAGCTAATGTAAACCGTGTCCATGGAGTTAATTCAGAGCATGTAGTACCACCTGTGCCAGTACATCCTGTCGCAGGTCATGTTGTAGAAAAAAGATCTGTAGATGTTATGCCTATGAATCCTACCGTTGCTACCAAAGGTAAACCCATAATAAGTCCTGTGCGCACTGTTGACGATCATGTGGGTGTAACGACTGTAAAACCTGAAGTTGTTGTAAGCACTGCAAAAACCATGACTGTCAAACCGGTAGTTGGAAAAGGGCATGTCCCCGAAATTGTGGTTACCACAGTTAACCCCATGGTAACAAAAGAAATGCCGGTAGTAGTTCCTGTTTCAACAGTGGCAGCAAAACCTGTTGTAAGTCATGTTGTACAAAAAAGATCTGTAGATGTTATGCCTACGAAATCAACAGATGGCGTTACCACTGTAAAACCTGACATTGTTGTAAGCACTGTAAAAACCATGATGGTAGAACCAGTGGTTGTAAAAGAGCATGCCCCCGAAATTGTGGTTACCACTGTTAAGCCTATGGTTAAAAAAGAAGTTCCGGTTCCAATTGATGGCAATGTGAACCATGTTCATGGAGTTACATCGGGCCATGTAGTACCTTCTGTTGTTTCCTCAGTGCCAGTAAAACCTGTTGTAAGCCATGTCGTACAAAAAAGATCTGTAGATGTTATGCCTACGAAATCAATAGTTGGCGTTACCACTGTAAAACCTGACGTTGTTTTAAGCACTGTAAAAACCATGATGGTACAACCAGTGGTTGGAAAAGAGCATGTCCCCGAAGTTGTGGTTACCACTGTTAATCCCATGGTTAAAAAAGAAATGCCGGTAGTAGTTCCTGTTGTAGTTGATGGCAATGTGAACCATGTTGATGGAGTTACATCGACACATGCAGTACCTTCTGTTGTTTCAACAGTGCCAGTAAAACCTGTTGTAGGTCATGTTGTACAAAAAAGATCAGCAGATGTTATGCCTATGAAACCTGAAGTTGTCGTCAGCACTGTAAAAAACATGATGGAGACACCAGTGGTTGTAAACGAGCATGTCCCCGAAGTTGTGGTTACCACAGTTACGCCCATGGTTAAAAAAGAGGTGCCGGTAGTAGTTCCTGTTCCAATTGGTGGCAATGTTAACCATGTTCATGGAGTTGTATCGGGTCATGTAGTACCTTCGGTTGTACCATCAGTGCCAGTTAAACCTGGTGTAGCTCATGTTGTACAAAAAAGACCTGTAGATGTTATGCCTATGAAATCTACAGTTGGTGTGACTACTGTAAAACCTGAAGTTGTTGTAAGCACTGTAAAAACTATGATGGTGCAACCAGTGGTTGGAAAAGAGCATGTCCCCGAAGTTGTGGTTACCACTGTTAAGCCCATGGTAACAAAAGAAATGCCGGTAGTAGTCCCTGTTCCAACTGGTGGCAATGTTCATTTATCCATCCAAGATCACCATGTGGTTAATCCTGGAATCTCCGATGTCGTAATGTCAGACGAACTAATTCCTATTCCAGTTCGGCCCCATTTAAATCATGCTCCAGGAATGCCGGACACCGTaatacaagtgatagcgaaatcatCTTCAGGAAATCAAGGCCATACAAGAAACCGAAGATCAGTAGAAGCTGTAGTAGCTTCAGTTAAAATGCCAGAGGTTATGGTTAGCACAGTAAAACCCATGATGAAGGATGGAGTAACAAAAGTTCCAAAGTCCCATGATACTATTTCCATGGAATCTCATGGAAAAGAGGTAACCAAAGTTGGAAATAAGGTACCCAGTCTGGTAGTTCCAGCAGATTctatgacgaaatttcctaataCCCATATGGTGGTGACAACTACTCCCAGAAATATGGTTGAAATGACGATGAAATCTGAACCCAATGTAGACCATAAAATGATGCGAAGATCGGTGGAAATGGTGACTACAATGAAACCTATGGTTAAAGAAAATCCTGATGTGGTCCAAATGCCCAATGTTATGGTAACCACTGACCAAGCCATGATAAAGAATGTTGATGAAGTCGTGACAACAGTTAAGCCCATGGCCAAGGATGTTACTGAAGTTGTGGTACCAGTTCATGAGGTGACTCCTGTGGTTAAGGATAGTGTTGAAGGTTCTGCAGTTCCCAATATGAAACCCAAGGTCAATGGCGAGACAATGACCAAAGAAGTCCCAGTTCAAGGAACTGTTGTAGAGTCACGAAAACCTCATAAAGGTACCGTGACTGAGAAAATCTCCAATGATGCATTGCCCCCCATACTCCATCATCCTGTAATTAAAGATGAAGTTCTGGTACCTCATGTCTCTCTTTCGCCACCAATTACTGAAGATGTCAAAGATAAATCCTCGGATGAAGATAGCGATGAGGAAGAAGAGAAGAAAACCAAAAAGAAGAAAGACAACAAATCCCAAGAGGAGGACAGTGATGAGGATTCATCTGACGAAGATGAAACCACCGATAAAAATGTGAAACGTCCCAAACGAGCTCAACCATTTTGggataaacaaagtttagttacaGCAAAACCTAAATTAGTAACAGATCCTAAGGTAATTGCCAATATTCTAACCACATCGAAACCTGTCAAATTAAATCATCGAGTTATGCGTTCTGTTAACACTGACAACATGATGGTCACAACAAAAACTCCCATTGTTGCCAATAAAATGATGGTCACAACAACTAAACCAGTTGACGAGGTTACCACATTGGCTACGAACATAGATCGTTGTGATTTATTGTGTACAAAATTCGAAATTGATCCTGTTTGTGCCACCAATGGCATTTGCATGCATGAGTTTCCAAATAAATGCATGTTGGAGACATATAATTGTCGTCAtcccaaaaataaatttgttgtcaCACGAGATCACCGATGCCCAATGATTGGCATGGATGTATGTACAGAAGTCGATTTAGAATAAGTAATTggaattggaatttttttctccaGATTATTTTGTAAGTTATCCAAAATGTAAATGAAGTATTtggatttaataaaaaatcataaaagatttaaaaatatttttatacgaaaattaaatttgtttaaaatttctcaaTGCTCAATAACCATGACATATTCATTGTCACAGGTTAAGAGGATCAATAtctcaaaatatttataccctcagaaaaaaaatcaacgaaaaattttacgctgagtttgccattccgtttttaacacatggaaatatcgattttcgactatataaagtctaTATATTCTTGTCCGTAGGtttatctgttgtaatcatgctataGTCTTCAAGAATATCGGTATCGTCCTGATTCAGATTtgttttttgtctgcaggcagataaagttcgaagatgggctatatcgatctAGGTTGTGAtaaaaaccgaccccccgatttaggGCCTCGTGCTTATGGAAATTGTAGTTcttatacgatttgcctgaaaaattgagttattatacccttcaccactactgtggtacagggtataaaaagtttgtgcatttgtatgtaacgccaagaaatagtggtcataaacccatcttttagtataccgatcggcttggaattaaattctgagtcgatttagcgatgtccgtccgtctgtgcacaaagtacagctcccaatttaagtccgatcgtcctcaaatttggcatgggaccgtttcttgggacagagacaatcgctattggttttggaaaaaatcggttaagatttagatatagccgccatatatatttatccccgattagcGTGTTttacaaccgattttcttgaaataccgtacatccaaatattttatgaatctcgaaaatcttgcaaaatatcagccaaatcggttcttatttagatatagctcccatatatatctttcgtccgatttagactcgtatgaccacagaggccaaagacttatatggtctcaaaagccagagctttgccctgacttacttcaaattttgcacaagcggtacttttaatgatactattgtatgtgccaaatatggtcaaaatcgattcagatttagatatagctcccatatatatccg
This is a stretch of genomic DNA from Haematobia irritans isolate KBUSLIRL chromosome 4, ASM5000362v1, whole genome shotgun sequence. It encodes these proteins:
- the LOC142234443 gene encoding uncharacterized protein LOC142234443 → MKYFVILVAVLLSVEAATVPPVITHKVSSPLPGHGHKDTEVPAVVVEVNKNHKHNQNVKPVVAEEHVPEVVVTTVKPMATKEVPVVVPVDIKPEVVVSTGKPVVVEKHVPEVVVTTVEPMVTKEVPVVVSVPNEANVNRVHGVNSEHVVPPVPVHPVAGHVVEKRSVDVMPMNPTVATKGKPIISPVRTVDDHVGVTTVKPEVVVSTAKTMTVKPVVGKGHVPEIVVTTVNPMVTKEMPVVVPVSTVAAKPVVSHVVQKRSVDVMPTKSTDGVTTVKPDIVVSTVKTMMVEPVVVKEHAPEIVVTTVKPMVKKEVPVPIDGNVNHVHGVTSGHVVPSVVSSVPVKPVVSHVVQKRSVDVMPTKSIVGVTTVKPDVVLSTVKTMMVQPVVGKEHVPEVVVTTVNPMVKKEMPVVVPVVVDGNVNHVDGVTSTHAVPSVVSTVPVKPVVGHVVQKRSADVMPMKPEVVVSTVKNMMETPVVVNEHVPEVVVTTVTPMVKKEVPVVVPVPIGGNVNHVHGVVSGHVVPSVVPSVPVKPGVAHVVQKRPVDVMPMKSTVGVTTVKPEVVVSTVKTMMVQPVVGKEHVPEVVVTTVKPMVTKEMPVVVPVPTGGNVHLSIQDHHVVNPGISDVVMSDELIPIPVRPHLNHAPGMPDTVIQVIAKSSSGNQGHTRNRRSVEAVVASVKMPEVMVSTVKPMMKDGVTKVPKSHDTISMESHGKEVTKVGNKVPSLVVPADSMTKFPNTHMVVTTTPRNMVEMTMKSEPNVDHKMMRRSVEMVTTMKPMVKENPDVVQMPNVMVTTDQAMIKNVDEVVTTVKPMAKDVTEVVVPVHEVTPVVKDSVEGSAVPNMKPKVNGETMTKEVPVQGTVVESRKPHKGTVTEKISNDALPPILHHPVIKDEVLVPHVSLSPPITEDVKDKSSDEDSDEEEEKKTKKKKDNKSQEEDSDEDSSDEDETTDKNVKRPKRAQPFWDKQSLVTAKPKLVTDPKVIANILTTSKPVKLNHRVMRSVNTDNMMVTTKTPIVANKMMVTTTKPVDEVTTLATNIDRCDLLCTKFEIDPVCATNGICMHEFPNKCMLETYNCRHPKNKFVVTRDHRCPMIGMDVCTEVDLE